From the genome of Vicia villosa cultivar HV-30 ecotype Madison, WI linkage group LG2, Vvil1.0, whole genome shotgun sequence, one region includes:
- the LOC131651892 gene encoding bystin-like, which produces MAKKRKERILNPEPFVPEGTEYAKSKKSSKAARKHQQEGDLIDSHISSKIMKQALIQLKEVEDEDETNEQNVTRSSFQGLEEEPRKVEEDINGDGIEDIDEFAGFDENQSQFGGFDEINEDDEKLMDAFLSKDPGSQTTTLADVLVKRLKANDFTVASENRPMPKVDTSVIEVYKGVATLLSRYTVGKIPKAFKFIPSMKNWEEVLYITEPEKWSANACYQATRIFASNLGAKKAERFYRLVLLPRVREDIKKNKRLHFALYQTLKKALYKPAAVFKGILFPLCESRTCTLREAVILGSIIEKCSIPPLHSSVALMKLAGMEYCGTTSYFIKLFLEKKYALPYRVVDAVVAHFMRFENETRKMPVIWHQSLLAFVQRYKNELQKEDKDNLKILLEKQNHALVTPEISRELNNSRNRGEKEDDLMSISAPVFVINKTIEEDRFDIPEVPMELD; this is translated from the exons ATGGCgaagaagagaaaggagagaATTCTAAACCCCGAACCCTTCGTTCCAGAAGGTACCGAATATGCCAAATCGAAGAAATCCTCCAAAGCTGCTAGAAAGCACCAACAGGAAGGGGACCTCATTGATTCTCATATCAGTTCTAAGATTATGAAACAGGCTTTGATTCAGCTCAAGGAAGTCGAAGATGAAGACGAAACTAACGAGCAAAATGTTACCAGAAGTTCGTTCCAGGGACTCGAAGAAGAGCCTCGCAAGGTGGAGGAAGATATTAATGGGGATGGTATTGAGGATATTGATGAGTTTGCTGGGTTCGATGAAAATCAAAGCCAATTTGGGGGATTTGAT GAAATCAACGAGGATGACGAGAAACTGATGGATGCATTCCTATCCAAGGACCCGGGTTCCCAGACAACAACACTTGCAGACGTTTTGGTTAAAAGATTAAAAGCAAATGATTTTACTGTTGCTTCAG AGAATCGACCAATGCCTAAAGTGGACACATCTGTAATCGAGGTCTACAAGGG GGTTGCAACTCTTCTCAGCAGATATACAGTAGGCAAAATCCCCAAGGCATTTAAATTCATCCCCTCAATGAAAAATTGGGAGGAGGTCTTATATATTACTGAACCTGAAAAATGGTCAGCAAATGCTTGTTATCAAGCCACTAGGATTTTTGCTTCGAATTTAGGTGCAAAAAAGGCTGAGCGATTCTACAGGCTTGTGTTGCTTCCAAGAGTGAGAGAAGATATAAAAAAGAACAAACGACTGCATTTTGCTTTATATCAAACATTGAAAAAGGCATTGTACAAGCCTGCTGCTGTCTTTAAGGGAATACTGTTTCCACTGTGCGAG TCACGCACATGTACTCTAAGGGAGGCAGTCATTCTTGGAAGCATTATAGAAAAGTGTTCTATTCCCCCACTCCATTCAAG TGTTGCGCTAATGAAGCTTGCAGGGATGGAATATTGTGGCACTACAAG CTATTTCATAAAGCTTTTTCTGGAGAAGAAATATGCTTTGCCGTATCGTGTGGTTGATGCAGTTGTTGCTCATTTCATGAGATTTGAAAATGAAACTAGGAAAATGCCTGTTATATGGCACCAATCACTTCTTGCATTTGTGCAGAG GTACAAAAATGAACTGCAGAAGGAAGATAAGGATAATCTAAAGATTCTTCTGGAAAAGCAAAATCATGCATTA GTTACACCTGAAATAAGTAGAGAGCTAAACAACAGCCGTAACCGTGGTGAAAAGGAGGATGATCTCATGTCAATAT CCGCTCCAGTATTTGTTATTAACAAGACTATTGAAGAAGATAGATTTGACATTCCAGAAGTACCAATGGAGTTGGACTGA